ATGCTGCACAACGCCAGGAGAATGCTCAACGACAAGAACAAGCAGAGAAACAAAAACAGATGGGCGGTGGTCGTCAAACTTCGGAGGAAAATAAAGCACAGCTTCGCTATGTGGAGTTACACCGGCATCTAAAGTCGTTCCGTCAATACCTGAAGGAGCAGGCAAAGGCCAGCCCGGCCGTGAAACAGTGCATGGGAGATATGCGTCGGTCTATCAAGAAGTCGGTCGGTCAACTACGTGAGGGTAAGGGGGCCAACAAGACTCAAGTAAGGTTGACCAGTCTCTTTTGAAATGAGTAGTGACTGACATGTTTACAGCTCCAAGAAATCAAGGCCACTCTGGAAAAAGCCGCTGCTATACCAGGACCGTCTGTGGACATTCGCCAATTCGTTGCGTTTCCGCCAGAAAACATTGCCAATTCCGATGGTAATACCGTGCCAGCCCTTTTGATCTACGGCCTGAACATTTTTTCCAAAGCTTTAATCTCGTCCCTCATTACCGAAGCATCCATCAACCAGGGCCATGCTGAACCGATCGGCATCGTAGCGGCCCAGATTTTCTCCCAGGATGCGTTCATCTACAACGGATGTCATTTAGTTGACATCTTATGGGCGAAATACCGTGTGATATGTCCAGCCTTGTGGGGGTTCTACGGAGACGAGAGGACGGAATCCGGACGACGAGCAGTAGGGTGGAAGAAGGAGGGAGATGGGACCTTTATTTCAGAACAAGGCCACATCGATCGAATGACGGCTTTGGGGGCCGGTTATGCCGCCCTTACTCTGCGTAATTTCGGCAAAACGCCTCGCAAGAACCCATTTCCTAATCAAATGTTTTGGTACTCTATGTACAAGATTCTGTCGATTCCTCCGGATCAGTTGCAGGAAACGCATATTTCTCTCCTGGCATCTATGCTGCGCTCCTCTGCGGAGAGGATCGTGGGTTTCTTTGGGCATGTGGGTCTTGCGCTGATGAGGAAGGCGATTGTCGATATACCCAACACCGTTCCTCGCCAGACCATGAGTGTCAACCAGTTGAGACTCCTAAAAGATTTGTACATCCGGGAAAAGAGTATCCTTATATGATGTGTGGGGGATTGCGGACAGAAAACATCCTATCCTCACCACCCTTAGCTGCTGGATTTTGCCTTGTTCCATCCGGATGAGCATTGTGCTCTCTAGGCCGACATAGGCACCACCCTGGCTAGAGCATTCTCGCTTGGAAAGTCATGTTACGATAATGAGTTTGATTAGAATATCCTGCTTGGGCTTGAGTTTGATTGCTTgtgcatacggagtacgttTATTAGGTTACCAACTACATTGGATGGGTATTTAATATACCACTGGAATTATCAAAATTCATTATATCCTGAATCGTCTTCCGGGTCTTATCGGGATTAATGTTCTCCGATCTACGCCCGAGGATCGCCCACCTTCCACCTTGTCTTATTTTTAACCACATCATAGATTCATCGCGCACCTTTTACGGAGTTCACACTCTTGATTCTAGAAGCATTTACCGTAGTGACTCCCGAACACCGCTGATTCACGACTTGGACACAGCCATGCCAAAAATCCCACCAACGAAATCATGCAACGCAACAGATGGACCATTGTTGTTGGTTAACGGTGTGAGTCCGGTTCATCCACGGAAAGAACCATGAATCGTAAC
This Aspergillus chevalieri M1 DNA, chromosome 3, nearly complete sequence DNA region includes the following protein-coding sequences:
- a CDS encoding putative RNA export mediator Gle1 (COG:A;~EggNog:ENOG410PJEK;~InterPro:IPR038506,IPR012476;~PFAM:PF07817;~go_component: GO:0005643 - nuclear pore [Evidence IEA];~go_process: GO:0016973 - poly(A)+ mRNA export from nucleus [Evidence IEA]) — translated: MGRQLNYPPQLDSPSKQLMLDLVKDLEELRLHNSELKKVKAYERRSFYETLDRIDHEREVQHNAALDHVAELQGQRREEAEETLRDHLRAEEEARRRKEEEARQEKERVEREKAEILRREQDEAARKEAERKAQEEAKKKAAEEAEKARKTAQEEQERKQRERQEEEKRKHEAEAKKAEQDAAQRQENAQRQEQAEKQKQMGGGRQTSEENKAQLRYVELHRHLKSFRQYLKEQAKASPAVKQCMGDMRRSIKKSVGQLREGKGANKTQLQEIKATLEKAAAIPGPSVDIRQFVAFPPENIANSDGNTVPALLIYGLNIFSKALISSLITEASINQGHAEPIGIVAAQIFSQDAFIYNGCHLVDILWAKYRVICPALWGFYGDERTESGRRAVGWKKEGDGTFISEQGHIDRMTALGAGYAALTLRNFGKTPRKNPFPNQMFWYSMYKILSIPPDQLQETHISLLASMLRSSAERIVGFFGHVGLALMRKAIVDIPNTVPRQTMSVNQLRLLKDLYIREKSILI